TCACcttttaaaagtgtttaaaaactgaTGGAAAAAAGACTTGtaatttaaatttgtaattttcttttgggGATTAGTATCTTTCTTATTTGTACACTCTTTTAATACATTAGGAATATTAATTCTTCACCCCTCCttcatgagaaatattttatccaattttttttttgcctttcagtTTTGATTATGGTGTTTCATTATAGAGGGTCTTTCCTAGAACTTCCCACCAAGCAGGCTTTCATGGTTGGTGGGTTTTTGTTAAATGATTCCCAGGGAGCAGAGTTGAGGGAAGAATGGTGgacagggaaggaggggaagccAGCACAAGGATGTGTTGTTGTGTTGACTGTGTaagaacaaatacaaatttaaaataagggGCTGAGTTCTGTCTATTGAAAATGAGGAAAGGGATTTTTCTTCCCTAACCCCTTTTCTTAGACACCTTTCCTTAGAAAATTTATaattgtaaatttatattttcctctcCTCAAAATGTATCCCTTATTAGACTAGACTGGGCTTTAGTCagctggccattttttttttcagctttatgatCCAGGAAGCTTGAGAGCCATCTTCTTGAAATGCAAATATCAAAAGAGATAGCTCCTCTATCTCCTTTGGGAGGATAGGAGCCTAATTTTGGTGGGCACCTTGCTCTAATTTGCAAAACTGTCTCATGTTATAAACatataagaaattaatttttctactGGATAAAGCTAATAAGCTAACCTAGATGGTTACCACAATTACCAGATGAATTTAAGAGGATGAACTACATGTGGCAAATGGTGCTGTCAAGTCCTTTTACTTGAGGATGATTTATTGTTTATCTTGAGAACATGTATGTGATGGGTCGTATATGCTTGGGTACATAAAGAGGTGAGCATTATTTCTGCCTTTGCAATCCTTATGGATTGCCAGTGATGTGCATGATATTCTAGTTTGTTTCTTATTCATTAGTAAAGGTGTTTTCTTCCTATATTACCACTGTAGAGAAGATTTCTGGTTTGGGagattttgattttaattatatttccccAACAGCTACCACTAGAGGCAACCAGCTCCCAGTCTTATGGGATCATGACATGTGAGGATCATGAGATCTTTGAGGAAATGCATCTCAGGACTTTGCACAGGGTTCAAAGGGAGAAGCATGTATTCATTGGCTCCTGCACCCCACTGGTCTAGTGGAGTGTTAAGCCCCCACACTTGTGGGCTGTGCATGCCTGAATGAAGAGATTCTCACAGTTCTCGCCCATCAGctgtaggggtgggttgcccctacacacctgtgggtgtttctcgtaaggtggaacgagagacttaggaaagaaaaagacacagagacaaagtatagagaaagaaataaggggacccggggaaccagcgttcagcatacggaggatcccatatggaggatcccctatggaggatcccgccagcctctgagttcccttagtatttattgatcatttgtgggtgtttctccaagagggggatgtgtcagggtcacaagacaattgtggggagagggtcagcagacaaacacgtgaacaaaggtctttgcatcatagacaatgtaaaggattaagtgctgtgcttttagatatgcatacacataaacatctcgatgctttacaaagcagtattgctgcccgcaggtcccacctccggccctaaggcggtttttccctatctcagtagatggagcatacaatcgggttttataccgagacattccattgcccagggacaggcaggagacagatgccttcctcttgtctcaactgcaagaggcattccttcctcttttactaatcctcctcagcacagaccctttacgggtgtcgggctgggggacggtcaggtctttcccttcccacgaggccatatttcagactatcacatggggagaaaccttggacaatacctggctttcctaggcagaggtccctgcggccttccgcagtttttgtgtccctgggtacttgagattagggagtggtgatgactcttaaggagcatgctgccttcaagcatctgtttaacaaagcacatcttgcaccgcccttaatccatttaactttgagttgacacagcacacgtttcagagagcacggggttgggggtaaggttatagattaacagaatctcaaggcagaagaatttttcttagtacagaacaaaatggagtctcctatgtctacttctttctacatagacacagtaacaatctgatctctcttgcttttccccacatttcccccttttcttttcgacaaaaccaccatcgtcatcatggcccgttctcgatggtcgctgtctcttcggagctgttgggtacacctgtAGACTAACAACAGACAAAACAGGCACACAAGGATTAATATGAGATTTATAATCGTAGTACTTCCGATGGTCTTAACCCAAGTGACAGGGTTAAGATTTGCGAGGCCATCAGCAACTCCTGCAATTGCCTCAGTTCCTGGCACCAAATTTAAATGGGCTTTTGATGCTTcgaaaatttgttcttttaatttggaaatgtctaaagTGAGATTATCTTCTCTTCCCTGTAGATGGCATCTAACCATGTCCCAGTGATGCTCAGACTCATTATAAATTTGGGGTGTAATGCAAAAGTCTGACGTATTCCAGTCACACTGTAACTGGAAACGATGTTCTAAGCTCATGAGTCTGTCTCCCATCCAAATGACAGTTTGtctaagatcattaatttgatttgccaatttttgatcaatACTAGATTGTGAATTCCACaatcttgtagaatttttttgcCAATCATTAACAAAGTTTACTGACTGAACAGAAGAGTGCAATGCAACTCCTGCTACAGCAGCCGTAGCTGTGACTGCAATTAATCCCATAATCACtgcaattaaagtaaaaatgaatcttttgGATCTATTTAAAACACCTTTTAATACTTCAGTCAAAATATGAACGGATGGCGAGGCCTCCCACGGTCGGTCCATGGACACAGGGATCCACACGCCCTCTCTTGCTCTCACCAGCAGAATACGGTGTTGCCAATTAAAAGTTGAATCAATGCAAGTAAACAATCTACAATTTTCACAGGTTATAGTCTGGGAGTCTGGTTTAATAACTATATTTCCTACAACTAGCATATAAGGGGGCTTTACGCAACTTTGTAAAGGAACTGTTAGACTGGAATTTAGGTCGATAGTATAAAATGGC
This genomic window from Pan troglodytes isolate AG18354 chromosome 12, NHGRI_mPanTro3-v2.0_pri, whole genome shotgun sequence contains:
- the LOC129140901 gene encoding endogenous retrovirus group K member 7 Env polyprotein codes for the protein MMINISIGYRYPPICLGRAPGCLMPAVQNWLVEVPTVSPISRFTYHMVSGMSLRPQVNYLQDFSYQRSLKFRPKGKPCPKEIPKESKNTEVLVWEECVANSAVILQNNEFGTIIDWAPRGQFYHNCSGQTQSSPSAQVSPAVDSDLTESLDKHKHKKLQSFYPWEWGEKGISTPRPKIISPVSGPEHPELWRLTVASHHIRIWSGNQTLETRDRKPFYTIDLNSSLTVPLQSCVKPPYMLVVGNIVIKPDSQTITCENCRLFTCIDSTFNWQHRILLVRAREGVWIPVSMDRPWEASPSVHILTEVLKGVLNRSKRFIFTLIAVIMGLIAVTATAAVAGVALHSSVQSVNFVNDWQKNSTRLWNSQSSIDQKLANQINDLRQTVIWMGDRLMSLEHRFQLQCDWNTSDFCITPQIYNESEHHWDMVRCHLQGREDNLTLDISKLKEQIFEASKAHLNLVPGTEAIAGVADGLANLNPVTWVKTIGSTTIINLILILVCLFCLLLVYRCTQQLRRDSDHRERAMMTMVVLSKRKGGNVGKSKRDQIVTVSM